Proteins encoded within one genomic window of Ailuropoda melanoleuca isolate Jingjing chromosome 16, ASM200744v2, whole genome shotgun sequence:
- the MAP3K12 gene encoding mitogen-activated protein kinase kinase kinase 12 isoform X5, giving the protein MGHEKRLLGRERRGAALEPSPRRGHAGQVIQRLCRLGAPRSPPRAGPEAMACLHETRTPSPSFGGFVSTLSEASMRKLDPDTSDCTPEKDLTPTQCVLRDVVPLGGQGGGGPSPSPGGEPPAEPFANSVLQLHEQDAGGPGGASGSPESRASRVRADEVRLQCQSGSGFLEGLFGCLRPVWTMIGKAYSTEHKQQQEGLVVLASRGSFSPWATESRQPAQCLPCARPRACGWLSLSLVALRLLFTDLWEVPFEEILDLQWVGSGAQGAVFLGRFHGEEVAVKKVRDLKETDIKHLRKLKHPNIITFKGVCTQAPCYCILMEFCAQGQLYEVLRAGRPVTPSLLVDWSMGIAGGMNYLHLHKIIHRDLKSPNMLITYDDVVKISDFGTSKELSDKSTKMSFAGTVAWMAPEVIRNEPVSEKVDIWSFGVVLWELLTGEIPYKDVDSSAIIWGVGSNSLHLPVPSGCPDGFKILLRQCWNSKPRNRPSFRQILLHLDIASADVLSTPQETYFKSQAEWREEVKLHFEKIKSEGTCLHRLEEELVMRRREELRHALDIREHYERKLERANNLYMELNALMLQLELKERELLRREQALERRCPGLLKSHPSRGLLHGNTMEKLIKKRNVPQKLSPHSKRPDILKTESLLPKLDAALSGVGLPGCPKGPPSPGRSRRGKTRHRKASAKGSCGDLPGLRAALPPHEPGGPGSPGGLGGGPSGWEACPPALRGLHHDLLLRKMSSSSPDLLSAALGARGRGATGGAGDPGSPPPARGDTPPSEGSAPGSTSPDSPGGAKGEPPPPVGPGDVVGLLGTGREGTAGRGGSRAGSQHLTPAAMLYRAAVTRSQKRGISSEEEEGEVDSEVELPSSQRAQKSHWTRLRRRWFLAPNPAPDPSHTRTYPERGRALPVRTQTVTAPNWTTPTVVKPCSLQPPSLHESHSYSCT; this is encoded by the exons ATGGGGCATGAGAAGCGCCTTCTAGGCAGAGAACGCCGGGGGGCGGCGCTTGAGCCTTCTCCTCGGAGAGGGCACGCTGGGCAGGTTATCCAGCGCCTCTGTCGCTTGGG GGCCCCCCGCTCGCCACCGCGCGCGGGCCCAGAGGCCATGGCCTGCCTCCACGAGACCCGCACACCCTCCCCTTCCTTCGGGGGCTTCGTGTCCACCCTCAGCGAGGCGTCCATGCGCAAGCTCGACCCGGACACTTCCGACTGCACCCCGGAGAAGGACCTGACGCCCACCCAGTGTGTACTTCGAGACGTAGTGCCGCTCGGCGGGCAGGGCGGGGGCGGACCCAGCCCCTCCCCGGGGGGAGAGCCGCCCGCTGAGCCTTTTGCCAACAGTGTCCTGCAGCTCCACGAGCAGGATGCAGGGGGCCCCGGGGGAGCCTCTGGGTCCCCTGAGAGTCGGGCGTCCCGAGTTCGGGCCGATGAGGTGCGGCTGCAGTGCCAGAGCGGCAGCGGCTTCCTGGAAGGGCTCTTCGGCTGCCTGCGCCCCGTCTGGACCATGATCGGCAAGGCCTACTCCACGGAGCacaagcagcagcaggaag GCCTCGTCGTCTTGGCCTCTCGGGGCTCATTTTCGCCCTGGGCCACCGAGTCCCGCCAGCCAGCCCAGTGCCTCCCCTGCGCCCGCCCGCGAGCCTGCGGGTGGCTCTCGCTGAGCCTTGTGGCGCTGCGCCTCCTCTTCACAGACCTTTGGGAGGTCCCCTTTGAGGAGATCCTGGACCTGCAGTGGGTGGGCTCAGGGGCCCAGGGCGCTGTCTTCCTGGGGCGCTTCCACGGGGAGGAGGTGGCTGTGAAGAAGGTACGGGACCTGAAGGAGACGGACATCAAGCACCTGCGAAAGCTGAAGCACCCCAACATCATCACCTTCAA GGGCGTGtgcacccaggctccctgctacTGCATCCTGATGGAGTTCTGCGCCCAGGGCCAGCTGTATGAGGTACTGCGGGCCGGCCGCCCTGTCACCCCTTCCTTGCTGGTTGACTGGTCCATGGGCATCGCCGGTGGCATGAACTACCTGCACCTGCACAAGATTATCCATAGAGACCTCAAGTCCCCCAA CATGCTAATCACGTACGACGATGTGGTGAAGATCTCCGATTTTGGCACTTCCAAGGAGCTGAGTGACAAGAGCACCAAGATGTCCTTTGCAGGGACAGTAGCCTGGATGGCTCCTGAAGTGATCCGCAACGAGCCCGTGTCCGAGAAGGTCGACATCTG GTCCTTTGGCGTGGTGCTGTGGGAACTGCTGACTGGTGAGATCCCCTACAAAGATGTGGACTCCTCAGCCATCATCTGGGGTGTGGGGAGCAACAGTCTCCATCTGCCTGTGCCCTCCGGCTGCCCCGACGGCTTCAAAATCCTGCTTCGCCAGTGCTG GAACAGCAAACCAAGAAATCGTCCCTCATTCCGCCAGATCCTGCTGCACCTGGACATCGCCTCGGCTGACGTCCTCTCCACGCCCCAGGAGACTTACTTTAAGTCCCAG GCAGAGTGGCGCGAAGAGGTAAAGCTgcactttgaaaaaattaagtcagaaGGGACTTGTCTGCACCGCCTAGAAGAGGAGCTGGTGATGCGGCGGAGGGAAGAGCTCAG ACACGCCCTGGACATCAGGGAGCACTACGAACGGAAGCTGGAGCGGGCCAACAACCTGTACATGGAGCTCAACGCGCTCATGCTGCAGCTCGAGCTCAAGGAGCGGGAGCTGCTCAG GAGGGAACAAGCTTTGGAGCGGAGATGCCCAGGTCTGCTGAAGTCACACCCTTCCCGAGGCCTCCTGCATGGGAACACGATGGAGAAGCTCATCAAGAAGAGGAACGTCCCACAGAAACTGTCACCCCACAGTAAAAG GCCGGATATCCTCAAGACTGAATCTTTGCTGCCTAAACTTGATGCTGCCCTGAGTGGGGTGGGGCTTCCCGGGTGTCCTAAGGGCCCCCCCTCACCAGGACGGAGTCGTCGTGGCAAGACTCGTCACCGCAAGGCCAGCGCCAAGGGCAGCTGTGGAGACCTGCCTGGGCTTCGTGCAGCTTTGCCACCCCATGAACCTGGGGGACCAGGAAGCCCAGGGGGGCTAGGAGGGGGACCCTCAGGCTGGGAGGCCTGCCCTCCAGCCCTGCGTGGGCTCCATCATGACCTCCTGCTCCGAAAAATGTCGTCGTCGTCCCCAGATCTGCTGTCAGCAGCACTGGGAGCCCGGGGCCGAGGGGCCACAGGGGGAGCTGGGGATCCTGGCTCACCGCCTCCAGCCCGGGGAGACACCCCGCCAAGTGAGGGCTCAGCACCTGGCTCCACCAGCCCAGATTCACCTGGGGGAGCCAAAGGGGAGCCACCTCCACCAGTAGGGCCTGGTGACGTTGTGGGGCTACTGGGAACTGGAAGGGAAGGGACGGCGGGACGGGGAGGAAGCCGGGCTGGGTCCCAGCACTTGACCCCAGCTGCAATGCTGTACAGGGCTGCTGTCACCCGGAGCCAG AAACGTGGCATCTcgtcagaggaagaggaaggcgaGGTGGACAGTGAAGTGGAGCTGCCCTCGAGCCAGAG GGCTCAGAAATCCCACTGGACCCGCCTGCGTCGGAGGTGGTTCCTGGCCCCGAACCCAGCTCCCGACCCATCCCACACCAGGACCTacccagagaggggcag GGCCCTCCCAGTGAGGACTCAGACTGTGACAGCACCGAACTGGACAACTCCAACAGTGGTGAAGCCTTgcagcctccagcctccctccctccatgaaAGCCACTCTTATTCCTGTACATag
- the MAP3K12 gene encoding mitogen-activated protein kinase kinase kinase 12 isoform X2, producing MACLHETRTPSPSFGGFVSTLSEASMRKLDPDTSDCTPEKDLTPTQCVLRDVVPLGGQGGGGPSPSPGGEPPAEPFANSVLQLHEQDAGGPGGASGSPESRASRVRADEVRLQCQSGSGFLEGLFGCLRPVWTMIGKAYSTEHKQQQEGLVVLASRGSFSPWATESRQPAQCLPCARPRACGWLSLSLVALRLLFTDLWEVPFEEILDLQWVGSGAQGAVFLGRFHGEEVAVKKVRDLKETDIKHLRKLKHPNIITFKGVCTQAPCYCILMEFCAQGQLYEVLRAGRPVTPSLLVDWSMGIAGGMNYLHLHKIIHRDLKSPNMLITYDDVVKISDFGTSKELSDKSTKMSFAGTVAWMAPEVIRNEPVSEKVDIWSFGVVLWELLTGEIPYKDVDSSAIIWGVGSNSLHLPVPSGCPDGFKILLRQCWNSKPRNRPSFRQILLHLDIASADVLSTPQETYFKSQAEWREEVKLHFEKIKSEGTCLHRLEEELVMRRREELRHALDIREHYERKLERANNLYMELNALMLQLELKERELLRREQALERRCPGLLKSHPSRGLLHGNTMEKLIKKRNVPQKLSPHSKRPDILKTESLLPKLDAALSGVGLPGCPKGPPSPGRSRRGKTRHRKASAKGSCGDLPGLRAALPPHEPGGPGSPGGLGGGPSGWEACPPALRGLHHDLLLRKMSSSSPDLLSAALGARGRGATGGAGDPGSPPPARGDTPPSEGSAPGSTSPDSPGGAKGEPPPPVGPGDVVGLLGTGREGTAGRGGSRAGSQHLTPAAMLYRAAVTRSQKRGISSEEEEGEVDSEVELPSSQRWPQGLNMRQSLSTFSSENPSDGEEGTASEPSPSGTPEVGSTNTDERPDERSDDMCSQGSEIPLDPPASEVVPGPEPSSRPIPHQDLPREGQGPPSEDSDCDSTELDNSNSGEALQPPASLPP from the exons ATGGCCTGCCTCCACGAGACCCGCACACCCTCCCCTTCCTTCGGGGGCTTCGTGTCCACCCTCAGCGAGGCGTCCATGCGCAAGCTCGACCCGGACACTTCCGACTGCACCCCGGAGAAGGACCTGACGCCCACCCAGTGTGTACTTCGAGACGTAGTGCCGCTCGGCGGGCAGGGCGGGGGCGGACCCAGCCCCTCCCCGGGGGGAGAGCCGCCCGCTGAGCCTTTTGCCAACAGTGTCCTGCAGCTCCACGAGCAGGATGCAGGGGGCCCCGGGGGAGCCTCTGGGTCCCCTGAGAGTCGGGCGTCCCGAGTTCGGGCCGATGAGGTGCGGCTGCAGTGCCAGAGCGGCAGCGGCTTCCTGGAAGGGCTCTTCGGCTGCCTGCGCCCCGTCTGGACCATGATCGGCAAGGCCTACTCCACGGAGCacaagcagcagcaggaag GCCTCGTCGTCTTGGCCTCTCGGGGCTCATTTTCGCCCTGGGCCACCGAGTCCCGCCAGCCAGCCCAGTGCCTCCCCTGCGCCCGCCCGCGAGCCTGCGGGTGGCTCTCGCTGAGCCTTGTGGCGCTGCGCCTCCTCTTCACAGACCTTTGGGAGGTCCCCTTTGAGGAGATCCTGGACCTGCAGTGGGTGGGCTCAGGGGCCCAGGGCGCTGTCTTCCTGGGGCGCTTCCACGGGGAGGAGGTGGCTGTGAAGAAGGTACGGGACCTGAAGGAGACGGACATCAAGCACCTGCGAAAGCTGAAGCACCCCAACATCATCACCTTCAA GGGCGTGtgcacccaggctccctgctacTGCATCCTGATGGAGTTCTGCGCCCAGGGCCAGCTGTATGAGGTACTGCGGGCCGGCCGCCCTGTCACCCCTTCCTTGCTGGTTGACTGGTCCATGGGCATCGCCGGTGGCATGAACTACCTGCACCTGCACAAGATTATCCATAGAGACCTCAAGTCCCCCAA CATGCTAATCACGTACGACGATGTGGTGAAGATCTCCGATTTTGGCACTTCCAAGGAGCTGAGTGACAAGAGCACCAAGATGTCCTTTGCAGGGACAGTAGCCTGGATGGCTCCTGAAGTGATCCGCAACGAGCCCGTGTCCGAGAAGGTCGACATCTG GTCCTTTGGCGTGGTGCTGTGGGAACTGCTGACTGGTGAGATCCCCTACAAAGATGTGGACTCCTCAGCCATCATCTGGGGTGTGGGGAGCAACAGTCTCCATCTGCCTGTGCCCTCCGGCTGCCCCGACGGCTTCAAAATCCTGCTTCGCCAGTGCTG GAACAGCAAACCAAGAAATCGTCCCTCATTCCGCCAGATCCTGCTGCACCTGGACATCGCCTCGGCTGACGTCCTCTCCACGCCCCAGGAGACTTACTTTAAGTCCCAG GCAGAGTGGCGCGAAGAGGTAAAGCTgcactttgaaaaaattaagtcagaaGGGACTTGTCTGCACCGCCTAGAAGAGGAGCTGGTGATGCGGCGGAGGGAAGAGCTCAG ACACGCCCTGGACATCAGGGAGCACTACGAACGGAAGCTGGAGCGGGCCAACAACCTGTACATGGAGCTCAACGCGCTCATGCTGCAGCTCGAGCTCAAGGAGCGGGAGCTGCTCAG GAGGGAACAAGCTTTGGAGCGGAGATGCCCAGGTCTGCTGAAGTCACACCCTTCCCGAGGCCTCCTGCATGGGAACACGATGGAGAAGCTCATCAAGAAGAGGAACGTCCCACAGAAACTGTCACCCCACAGTAAAAG GCCGGATATCCTCAAGACTGAATCTTTGCTGCCTAAACTTGATGCTGCCCTGAGTGGGGTGGGGCTTCCCGGGTGTCCTAAGGGCCCCCCCTCACCAGGACGGAGTCGTCGTGGCAAGACTCGTCACCGCAAGGCCAGCGCCAAGGGCAGCTGTGGAGACCTGCCTGGGCTTCGTGCAGCTTTGCCACCCCATGAACCTGGGGGACCAGGAAGCCCAGGGGGGCTAGGAGGGGGACCCTCAGGCTGGGAGGCCTGCCCTCCAGCCCTGCGTGGGCTCCATCATGACCTCCTGCTCCGAAAAATGTCGTCGTCGTCCCCAGATCTGCTGTCAGCAGCACTGGGAGCCCGGGGCCGAGGGGCCACAGGGGGAGCTGGGGATCCTGGCTCACCGCCTCCAGCCCGGGGAGACACCCCGCCAAGTGAGGGCTCAGCACCTGGCTCCACCAGCCCAGATTCACCTGGGGGAGCCAAAGGGGAGCCACCTCCACCAGTAGGGCCTGGTGACGTTGTGGGGCTACTGGGAACTGGAAGGGAAGGGACGGCGGGACGGGGAGGAAGCCGGGCTGGGTCCCAGCACTTGACCCCAGCTGCAATGCTGTACAGGGCTGCTGTCACCCGGAGCCAG AAACGTGGCATCTcgtcagaggaagaggaaggcgaGGTGGACAGTGAAGTGGAGCTGCCCTCGAGCCAGAG GTGGCCTCAGGGCCTGAACATGCGCCAGTCACTGTCCACCTTCAGCTCCGAGAACCCATCTGACGGGGAGGAGGGCACAGCCAGCGAGCCCTCCCCCAGTGGCACACCTGAAGTTGGCAGTACCAACACCGACGAACGGCCAGACGAGCGGTCTGATGACATGTGTTCCCAGGGCTCAGAAATCCCACTGGACCCGCCTGCGTCGGAGGTGGTTCCTGGCCCCGAACCCAGCTCCCGACCCATCCCACACCAGGACCTacccagagaggggcag GGCCCTCCCAGTGAGGACTCAGACTGTGACAGCACCGAACTGGACAACTCCAACAGTGGTGAAGCCTTgcagcctccagcctccctccctccatga
- the MAP3K12 gene encoding mitogen-activated protein kinase kinase kinase 12 isoform X4, giving the protein MGHEKRLLGRERRGAALEPSPRRGHAGQVIQRLCRLGAPRSPPRAGPEAMACLHETRTPSPSFGGFVSTLSEASMRKLDPDTSDCTPEKDLTPTQCVLRDVVPLGGQGGGGPSPSPGGEPPAEPFANSVLQLHEQDAGGPGGASGSPESRASRVRADEVRLQCQSGSGFLEGLFGCLRPVWTMIGKAYSTEHKQQQEDLWEVPFEEILDLQWVGSGAQGAVFLGRFHGEEVAVKKVRDLKETDIKHLRKLKHPNIITFKGVCTQAPCYCILMEFCAQGQLYEVLRAGRPVTPSLLVDWSMGIAGGMNYLHLHKIIHRDLKSPNMLITYDDVVKISDFGTSKELSDKSTKMSFAGTVAWMAPEVIRNEPVSEKVDIWSFGVVLWELLTGEIPYKDVDSSAIIWGVGSNSLHLPVPSGCPDGFKILLRQCWNSKPRNRPSFRQILLHLDIASADVLSTPQETYFKSQAEWREEVKLHFEKIKSEGTCLHRLEEELVMRRREELRHALDIREHYERKLERANNLYMELNALMLQLELKERELLRREQALERRCPGLLKSHPSRGLLHGNTMEKLIKKRNVPQKLSPHSKRPDILKTESLLPKLDAALSGVGLPGCPKGPPSPGRSRRGKTRHRKASAKGSCGDLPGLRAALPPHEPGGPGSPGGLGGGPSGWEACPPALRGLHHDLLLRKMSSSSPDLLSAALGARGRGATGGAGDPGSPPPARGDTPPSEGSAPGSTSPDSPGGAKGEPPPPVGPGDVVGLLGTGREGTAGRGGSRAGSQHLTPAAMLYRAAVTRSQKRGISSEEEEGEVDSEVELPSSQRWPQGLNMRQSLSTFSSENPSDGEEGTASEPSPSGTPEVGSTNTDERPDERSDDMCSQGSEIPLDPPASEVVPGPEPSSRPIPHQDLPREGQGPPSEDSDCDSTELDNSNSGEALQPPASLPP; this is encoded by the exons ATGGGGCATGAGAAGCGCCTTCTAGGCAGAGAACGCCGGGGGGCGGCGCTTGAGCCTTCTCCTCGGAGAGGGCACGCTGGGCAGGTTATCCAGCGCCTCTGTCGCTTGGG GGCCCCCCGCTCGCCACCGCGCGCGGGCCCAGAGGCCATGGCCTGCCTCCACGAGACCCGCACACCCTCCCCTTCCTTCGGGGGCTTCGTGTCCACCCTCAGCGAGGCGTCCATGCGCAAGCTCGACCCGGACACTTCCGACTGCACCCCGGAGAAGGACCTGACGCCCACCCAGTGTGTACTTCGAGACGTAGTGCCGCTCGGCGGGCAGGGCGGGGGCGGACCCAGCCCCTCCCCGGGGGGAGAGCCGCCCGCTGAGCCTTTTGCCAACAGTGTCCTGCAGCTCCACGAGCAGGATGCAGGGGGCCCCGGGGGAGCCTCTGGGTCCCCTGAGAGTCGGGCGTCCCGAGTTCGGGCCGATGAGGTGCGGCTGCAGTGCCAGAGCGGCAGCGGCTTCCTGGAAGGGCTCTTCGGCTGCCTGCGCCCCGTCTGGACCATGATCGGCAAGGCCTACTCCACGGAGCacaagcagcagcaggaag ACCTTTGGGAGGTCCCCTTTGAGGAGATCCTGGACCTGCAGTGGGTGGGCTCAGGGGCCCAGGGCGCTGTCTTCCTGGGGCGCTTCCACGGGGAGGAGGTGGCTGTGAAGAAGGTACGGGACCTGAAGGAGACGGACATCAAGCACCTGCGAAAGCTGAAGCACCCCAACATCATCACCTTCAA GGGCGTGtgcacccaggctccctgctacTGCATCCTGATGGAGTTCTGCGCCCAGGGCCAGCTGTATGAGGTACTGCGGGCCGGCCGCCCTGTCACCCCTTCCTTGCTGGTTGACTGGTCCATGGGCATCGCCGGTGGCATGAACTACCTGCACCTGCACAAGATTATCCATAGAGACCTCAAGTCCCCCAA CATGCTAATCACGTACGACGATGTGGTGAAGATCTCCGATTTTGGCACTTCCAAGGAGCTGAGTGACAAGAGCACCAAGATGTCCTTTGCAGGGACAGTAGCCTGGATGGCTCCTGAAGTGATCCGCAACGAGCCCGTGTCCGAGAAGGTCGACATCTG GTCCTTTGGCGTGGTGCTGTGGGAACTGCTGACTGGTGAGATCCCCTACAAAGATGTGGACTCCTCAGCCATCATCTGGGGTGTGGGGAGCAACAGTCTCCATCTGCCTGTGCCCTCCGGCTGCCCCGACGGCTTCAAAATCCTGCTTCGCCAGTGCTG GAACAGCAAACCAAGAAATCGTCCCTCATTCCGCCAGATCCTGCTGCACCTGGACATCGCCTCGGCTGACGTCCTCTCCACGCCCCAGGAGACTTACTTTAAGTCCCAG GCAGAGTGGCGCGAAGAGGTAAAGCTgcactttgaaaaaattaagtcagaaGGGACTTGTCTGCACCGCCTAGAAGAGGAGCTGGTGATGCGGCGGAGGGAAGAGCTCAG ACACGCCCTGGACATCAGGGAGCACTACGAACGGAAGCTGGAGCGGGCCAACAACCTGTACATGGAGCTCAACGCGCTCATGCTGCAGCTCGAGCTCAAGGAGCGGGAGCTGCTCAG GAGGGAACAAGCTTTGGAGCGGAGATGCCCAGGTCTGCTGAAGTCACACCCTTCCCGAGGCCTCCTGCATGGGAACACGATGGAGAAGCTCATCAAGAAGAGGAACGTCCCACAGAAACTGTCACCCCACAGTAAAAG GCCGGATATCCTCAAGACTGAATCTTTGCTGCCTAAACTTGATGCTGCCCTGAGTGGGGTGGGGCTTCCCGGGTGTCCTAAGGGCCCCCCCTCACCAGGACGGAGTCGTCGTGGCAAGACTCGTCACCGCAAGGCCAGCGCCAAGGGCAGCTGTGGAGACCTGCCTGGGCTTCGTGCAGCTTTGCCACCCCATGAACCTGGGGGACCAGGAAGCCCAGGGGGGCTAGGAGGGGGACCCTCAGGCTGGGAGGCCTGCCCTCCAGCCCTGCGTGGGCTCCATCATGACCTCCTGCTCCGAAAAATGTCGTCGTCGTCCCCAGATCTGCTGTCAGCAGCACTGGGAGCCCGGGGCCGAGGGGCCACAGGGGGAGCTGGGGATCCTGGCTCACCGCCTCCAGCCCGGGGAGACACCCCGCCAAGTGAGGGCTCAGCACCTGGCTCCACCAGCCCAGATTCACCTGGGGGAGCCAAAGGGGAGCCACCTCCACCAGTAGGGCCTGGTGACGTTGTGGGGCTACTGGGAACTGGAAGGGAAGGGACGGCGGGACGGGGAGGAAGCCGGGCTGGGTCCCAGCACTTGACCCCAGCTGCAATGCTGTACAGGGCTGCTGTCACCCGGAGCCAG AAACGTGGCATCTcgtcagaggaagaggaaggcgaGGTGGACAGTGAAGTGGAGCTGCCCTCGAGCCAGAG GTGGCCTCAGGGCCTGAACATGCGCCAGTCACTGTCCACCTTCAGCTCCGAGAACCCATCTGACGGGGAGGAGGGCACAGCCAGCGAGCCCTCCCCCAGTGGCACACCTGAAGTTGGCAGTACCAACACCGACGAACGGCCAGACGAGCGGTCTGATGACATGTGTTCCCAGGGCTCAGAAATCCCACTGGACCCGCCTGCGTCGGAGGTGGTTCCTGGCCCCGAACCCAGCTCCCGACCCATCCCACACCAGGACCTacccagagaggggcag GGCCCTCCCAGTGAGGACTCAGACTGTGACAGCACCGAACTGGACAACTCCAACAGTGGTGAAGCCTTgcagcctccagcctccctccctccatga